A single genomic interval of Syntrophobotulus glycolicus DSM 8271 harbors:
- a CDS encoding RNA methylase produces MKEISTLSLPQTFQKRMADLLGPELPDFLASYLRPRSNSLRVNTLKITPEDFAALGLFPLKPVPWCPEGFYYAYQDYPGKHPYHQAGVYYIQEPSAMAVAAYLDPRPGDCVLDLAAAPGGKSTQIASSLQGQGLLWSNEIDRKRSRILLENLERWGTARMIVSCETPENLSQALPGFFHKILLDAPCSGEGMFRKDPGALRHWSVQHVLSCAFRQQKILESAASLLKEGGTLVYSTCTFSPEENEYCIINFLNNHPDFGLEPLPKLHPDFVESALLPGTIRLYPHRVDGEGHFIARLMRKPSSAVPLGEKTAGQQSREKHLPGHHQNTTHRQGQGNTPNKKTKSPDLSLVSDSEIFSDLRDLLRPEAGDLLSDDPSSGNPSSGNPSSGNPSSGDLSSGGLFSSGRHSLISHEGHYWLDPLAGKLLPKLNILCRGLYLGQKKTGRFLPGYALAHAQEAGHFKEYSSFLAGSLELEAYLHGEEISSPGPDGWTVIGVDSFPLGWGRRSGGRLKNHYPKNLRQ; encoded by the coding sequence ATGAAAGAAATATCAACCCTAAGTTTACCACAAACCTTTCAAAAAAGAATGGCCGATTTACTTGGTCCTGAATTGCCTGATTTCCTTGCGTCCTATTTGCGGCCGCGCAGCAACAGCCTGCGCGTAAATACCTTGAAAATCACCCCTGAAGACTTTGCGGCCCTGGGCCTTTTCCCTCTCAAACCCGTACCGTGGTGCCCTGAAGGGTTTTATTACGCGTATCAGGACTATCCGGGAAAACACCCTTATCACCAGGCCGGAGTCTACTATATCCAGGAGCCTTCAGCCATGGCTGTGGCCGCCTATCTTGATCCCCGTCCCGGCGACTGTGTTCTTGATCTTGCCGCCGCTCCAGGCGGAAAATCGACCCAGATCGCCTCTTCCCTGCAGGGACAAGGATTGCTCTGGTCCAATGAGATCGACCGGAAGCGCTCCCGCATCCTCCTGGAAAACCTTGAACGCTGGGGAACCGCCAGGATGATCGTCAGCTGCGAAACACCGGAAAACCTCTCGCAAGCCCTTCCCGGCTTTTTTCATAAGATCTTATTGGATGCTCCCTGTTCAGGCGAAGGCATGTTTCGTAAAGATCCGGGAGCCCTCCGCCACTGGTCTGTCCAGCATGTTCTATCCTGTGCCTTTCGTCAGCAAAAAATTCTGGAATCGGCCGCTTCTCTCCTGAAAGAGGGCGGAACACTCGTCTATTCTACCTGTACGTTTTCTCCGGAAGAAAATGAATACTGCATCATAAATTTTCTGAATAACCATCCTGATTTTGGACTGGAGCCCCTGCCTAAACTTCACCCTGATTTTGTTGAATCGGCCCTTTTGCCCGGTACCATCCGTCTTTACCCGCACCGGGTAGACGGCGAGGGGCATTTTATCGCCAGACTCATGCGCAAACCTTCATCCGCTGTCCCGCTCGGAGAAAAAACCGCCGGACAGCAAAGCAGAGAAAAGCATTTGCCCGGACATCATCAAAATACCACACACCGGCAGGGCCAAGGGAACACTCCAAACAAAAAAACCAAAAGCCCTGACCTCTCCCTCGTGAGCGACAGTGAAATTTTCTCCGACCTGCGGGATCTGCTGCGTCCTGAAGCCGGTGATCTGTTATCCGATGATCCTTCATCCGGCAATCCTTCATCCGGTAATCCTTCATCCGGTAATCCTTCATCCGGTGATCTCTCCTCCGGCGGTCTGTTCTCCTCCGGCCGGCATTCTCTGATTTCTCATGAAGGACACTATTGGCTCGATCCTCTTGCCGGAAAACTCCTGCCTAAGCTCAATATCCTTTGCCGGGGTCTTTATCTGGGCCAAAAAAAGACGGGCAGGTTTCTGCCCGGATACGCACTCGCTCATGCCCAAGAAGCCGGGCATTTCAAAGAATACTCCTCATTTTTAGCAGGATCCCTTGAATTGGAAGCCTACCTCCATGGCGAAGAAATCTCTTCCCCCGGCCCTGACGGCTGGACAGTAATCGGGGTCGACTCTTTCCCTTTGGGCTGGGGACGCCGCAGCGGCGGACGCCTCAAGAATCATTACCCCAAAAACTTAAGACAATAG
- a CDS encoding Fe-S-containing hydro-lyase, whose product MPEKKEKDCHTGPQRVHPPLTAEQARELKAGDKVLISGVIYTGRDAAHQRMVQALDRGEKLPFDVQNQIIYFMGPSPAPEGRVIGSAGPTTSGRMDAYSPRLIACGLTGMIGKGLRSPQVVEAMKEYGAVYFGAIGGAGALLAARIKTAEVIAWPDLGAEAVCRLVVEDFPAVVLIDSEGNNLYERGREKYRLR is encoded by the coding sequence ATGCCTGAAAAGAAGGAGAAGGATTGTCATACCGGTCCTCAACGGGTTCATCCTCCATTAACGGCAGAACAGGCCAGAGAACTGAAAGCCGGGGACAAAGTTTTGATCAGCGGTGTGATCTATACAGGAAGAGATGCCGCCCATCAGAGAATGGTACAGGCCCTTGACCGGGGAGAGAAGCTGCCTTTTGATGTGCAGAACCAGATCATTTATTTTATGGGGCCTTCTCCGGCTCCGGAAGGCAGGGTGATCGGTTCGGCGGGGCCGACGACAAGCGGCCGGATGGATGCTTATTCGCCCCGCCTGATCGCCTGCGGACTCACGGGAATGATCGGTAAAGGCCTGCGTTCGCCGCAAGTCGTAGAGGCGATGAAGGAGTATGGAGCTGTCTACTTTGGGGCAATTGGCGGCGCCGGCGCTCTTCTGGCTGCCCGGATCAAAACAGCGGAGGTTATCGCCTGGCCCGATCTGGGGGCCGAGGCGGTTTGCCGTCTGGTCGTAGAGGATTTTCCCGCCGTTGTTTTAATTGACAGTGAAGGAAATAATCTCTATGAAAGAGGAAGGGAAAAGTACAGGTTAAGGTGA
- a CDS encoding fumarate hydratase — protein sequence MKEIHIDRIIEAVEGLCIEANYKMNGDLKKALGDALSKEESDLGKEALGFILENARLAETEHIPICQDTGMTVVFVELGQDVHITGGPLTEAIDEGVRRGYVNGYLRKSIVRDPFDRINTGDNTPAVIHYELVPGEQIKITVAPKGFGSENMGALKMCKPYEGLEGVKSFVLETVDKAGANPCPPMIVGVGVGGTMEKAAILAKKALLRPQGQKNAQERLAIIEDELLTKINAMGIGPAGFGGRMTALAVNMEVFPTHIAGLPVAVNINCHVSRHLSVVLEGIENHA from the coding sequence TTGAAGGAGATACATATTGACCGGATCATTGAAGCGGTGGAAGGACTGTGTATTGAAGCGAACTATAAAATGAACGGCGATTTAAAGAAAGCTTTGGGAGACGCTTTAAGCAAAGAGGAATCCGATCTGGGAAAGGAAGCCCTGGGATTTATTCTGGAAAATGCCCGCCTGGCTGAGACCGAGCATATTCCGATTTGTCAGGATACGGGAATGACGGTTGTTTTTGTTGAACTGGGGCAGGATGTTCATATTACCGGCGGTCCGCTCACAGAGGCGATTGATGAAGGTGTGCGCAGGGGATATGTGAACGGGTATTTGCGCAAATCTATTGTCAGGGACCCCTTTGACAGAATCAATACGGGCGACAATACTCCCGCTGTCATCCATTATGAGCTTGTGCCCGGCGAACAAATCAAGATTACGGTTGCGCCCAAAGGCTTTGGCAGCGAAAACATGGGCGCGTTAAAGATGTGCAAGCCCTACGAGGGGCTGGAGGGGGTAAAAAGTTTTGTCCTGGAAACGGTCGACAAGGCCGGGGCCAACCCCTGTCCTCCGATGATTGTCGGGGTCGGGGTAGGCGGGACCATGGAGAAAGCGGCGATATTGGCCAAAAAGGCTCTCCTCCGCCCTCAGGGCCAAAAAAATGCCCAGGAAAGGCTGGCCATAATTGAGGACGAGCTTTTGACAAAGATTAACGCGATGGGGATAGGACCGGCCGGATTTGGGGGGAGAATGACGGCGCTGGCGGTCAATATGGAGGTTTTTCCTACCCATATTGCCGGCTTGCCGGTCGCGGTCAATATCAACTGCCATGTGAGCAGACATTTAAGCGTTGTTTTGGAGGGGATTGAAAATCATGCCTGA
- a CDS encoding glutamate racemase, translating to MAKHHVIGVFDSGVGGLTVVKQILASIPDARIVYFGDTARAPYGSRSKEEIIAFSSQIIPFLISQGADIIVAACNTSSANALPVIKKDFDLPIIGPIESGACLAVKMTRNGKIGLLATERTVASEAFHLAVTKVLTKGVRPLAEKSGASGQSGEKPISLVKSQACPLFVPLIEAGLADSDQARNIVGMYLAPLTEAGVDTIILGCTHYPFLNSAITDLVGEKVVLVDPAVEIVSELRKAFKEIEKAEKEGSRRQNSREKEDQWKQGQVKYFVSGDPGLFVSVGNTLMDGSIRLRDVRLKDLAAE from the coding sequence TTGGCAAAACATCATGTGATTGGAGTATTTGATTCCGGGGTTGGGGGACTGACCGTGGTCAAACAGATTCTGGCCAGTATCCCCGACGCTCGGATTGTCTATTTCGGAGATACGGCCAGGGCCCCTTACGGCAGCCGCAGCAAGGAAGAGATCATCGCGTTCAGCAGCCAGATTATCCCCTTCCTGATCAGCCAGGGAGCGGATATTATTGTGGCTGCCTGTAATACCAGTTCAGCCAATGCTTTACCGGTCATTAAAAAGGATTTTGACTTGCCGATTATCGGGCCGATTGAATCGGGGGCCTGTTTGGCCGTGAAAATGACCAGAAACGGGAAGATCGGGCTGCTTGCCACGGAGAGAACGGTAGCCAGCGAGGCTTTTCATTTGGCCGTGACCAAGGTATTGACAAAGGGGGTGCGTCCCCTGGCGGAGAAAAGCGGGGCCAGCGGGCAGAGCGGAGAGAAGCCGATTTCTCTGGTTAAATCTCAGGCTTGTCCGTTATTTGTGCCGCTGATTGAGGCCGGACTGGCCGATTCGGACCAGGCCAGGAATATTGTCGGGATGTATTTGGCTCCGCTGACGGAGGCCGGTGTGGATACAATCATTCTAGGTTGTACGCATTATCCTTTCTTAAATTCTGCGATCACGGATCTCGTCGGGGAAAAGGTCGTTTTGGTCGATCCGGCGGTAGAGATCGTCAGTGAGCTGAGAAAGGCGTTTAAGGAAATAGAGAAAGCCGAAAAAGAAGGAAGCCGGCGGCAAAACAGCCGGGAGAAGGAAGACCAGTGGAAGCAAGGTCAGGTCAAGTATTTTGTCAGCGGCGACCCCGGGCTTTTTGTTTCTGTCGGAAATACCCTGATGGATGGTTCGATCAGGCTCCGGGATGTACGGTTAAAGGATCTGGCAGCTGAATAA
- a CDS encoding MarR family winged helix-turn-helix transcriptional regulator, translating to MIENIELTSHLDQLFQKVCVSLQKQRNQLAEKIGISRQQFDVLCLIYEKGQMTMGELCKEIMSACSTATDLADKLEKAGYVERIRERRDRRVVRLNILPEGRKAIKDAIEQRQDHLKRIISTYDQAELTKIISVLETMAHKFERE from the coding sequence GTGATTGAAAATATAGAGTTGACCAGCCACCTTGATCAGTTGTTTCAAAAGGTTTGTGTATCCTTGCAAAAGCAAAGAAACCAGCTGGCTGAAAAGATAGGGATTTCCAGACAGCAATTTGATGTGCTGTGTCTGATTTATGAAAAAGGCCAGATGACCATGGGCGAATTATGCAAGGAAATTATGTCGGCCTGCAGTACGGCCACAGATTTGGCGGATAAGCTGGAAAAGGCCGGTTATGTGGAAAGAATTCGTGAAAGAAGGGATAGGAGGGTCGTTCGCCTGAATATCCTGCCCGAAGGGAGAAAGGCGATCAAGGATGCGATCGAGCAAAGGCAGGATCATTTGAAGAGGATCATTTCCACATATGACCAGGCGGAACTGACAAAAATCATTTCTGTTTTGGAGACAATGGCCCATAAATTTGAGAGGGAATAA
- a CDS encoding GerMN domain-containing protein translates to MRKIKFRSVFILGLFLLIPLTGCNVLSSLIKQEGEKTPLAQLLESSPALSSDQAVSAVKGEQSIKLFFPDKTGKNLIVENRTIPKTVSLAKESAVQWIKGPQSASGEVQAAANPETVLKGIALKDGAATVDLSKEFLQAYGKAEPQTVLYGLVNTLTQFSTVQSVRIRIEGEEIKTFRGQKTDQLIFNNDLVEEAEKKINDPSGESIQAGPGNSSGTDSGSPSSVNIFTN, encoded by the coding sequence ATGCGCAAAATAAAGTTCCGCTCCGTATTCATCTTAGGCCTGTTTCTGCTGATTCCGCTTACAGGCTGCAATGTTTTAAGCAGTCTGATCAAACAGGAAGGGGAAAAAACACCGCTTGCCCAGCTTCTGGAAAGCAGTCCCGCGCTTTCTTCCGATCAGGCGGTCAGCGCGGTAAAAGGGGAACAGAGCATCAAGCTGTTCTTTCCGGACAAGACCGGAAAGAACTTGATTGTGGAAAACAGAACCATCCCCAAGACGGTCAGTTTGGCTAAGGAATCGGCTGTTCAATGGATCAAAGGTCCACAGTCAGCTTCCGGTGAGGTTCAGGCCGCGGCAAATCCTGAAACCGTCTTGAAGGGCATTGCCTTAAAAGATGGAGCGGCGACTGTCGATTTGAGTAAAGAGTTTTTACAGGCGTATGGCAAAGCGGAGCCGCAAACCGTATTATACGGACTGGTTAATACCCTGACTCAGTTCAGTACTGTCCAATCGGTGCGGATCAGGATAGAGGGAGAGGAAATCAAAACGTTTCGCGGGCAAAAAACAGATCAGCTTATCTTTAACAATGACCTGGTTGAGGAAGCGGAAAAAAAGATCAATGATCCGTCAGGAGAAAGTATTCAGGCAGGACCGGGCAATTCGTCCGGGACAGACAGCGGTTCACCCAGCTCGGTCAATATTTTTACCAATTAG
- the spoIIR gene encoding stage II sporulation protein R: MFTTKKIILLLLIVSLLASSLLRGEAKADLPAQPDASEIIRFHVIANSDSEDDQDLKYAVRDEILKLAAPRLAKSSSLAESREIVKSMEPEILAAAQRVVRNWGRDYSVQIEHGNYFFPAKSYGSIVLPSGEYEAVRIKIGKAEGANWWCILFPPICFVNVEKATAVPVDGKEPRKYTFFLGRFFKNIIAGKHSIPGK, encoded by the coding sequence ATGTTCACTACAAAAAAAATAATTTTACTTTTATTGATTGTCTCGCTTCTGGCTTCTTCCTTATTGCGGGGGGAAGCAAAAGCAGATCTGCCCGCGCAGCCGGACGCGTCGGAAATCATCCGCTTTCATGTGATTGCCAATTCCGACAGTGAGGATGATCAGGATCTGAAATATGCCGTCAGGGATGAAATCTTAAAGCTGGCCGCTCCCCGTTTGGCCAAATCGTCTTCTCTTGCCGAGTCAAGGGAGATCGTGAAAAGCATGGAGCCTGAAATCCTGGCGGCGGCCCAGAGGGTAGTCCGGAATTGGGGGAGGGACTACTCTGTGCAAATAGAGCACGGCAATTATTTCTTTCCGGCCAAGTCCTACGGCAGCATTGTCCTTCCTTCGGGAGAATATGAAGCGGTCCGCATTAAAATCGGAAAGGCGGAAGGGGCAAACTGGTGGTGTATTCTTTTTCCGCCGATATGTTTCGTGAATGTGGAAAAGGCGACCGCGGTCCCGGTAGACGGCAAGGAGCCACGGAAATACACTTTCTTTCTGGGCCGGTTTTTTAAGAATATTATTGCCGGGAAACATTCTATTCCCGGGAAGTAA
- a CDS encoding ZIP family metal transporter → MSLTSGLYLIYISTLAGLATTCGALFLMILGEPPDSVFTLILGGAAGIMLSVVTLDLLPASLFFQQPRQFFLGLAAGIFFMYLTEKIINHLQQLKNRHSAAGCSRLKGLGFLMAAGIALHDLPEGMAIAAGQETTSALGLLIALGIALHNLPEGMAIAAPLLLAKLPKKKIVLLNLGLSLFTPLGALFGLGALAVFETIIPFLLASAAGAMVYMALNGLLPLARKRSPRLALIGSVLGYLLFMLILFLLPH, encoded by the coding sequence ATGTCTTTGACCTCAGGACTATACCTCATCTATATCAGTACCCTGGCGGGCCTGGCGACTACCTGCGGCGCTTTATTTCTCATGATTCTCGGAGAACCGCCCGATTCTGTTTTTACGCTCATTTTAGGCGGAGCGGCCGGCATCATGTTGTCCGTCGTCACCCTTGATCTGCTGCCTGCCTCCCTCTTCTTTCAGCAGCCGCGACAGTTTTTTCTCGGTTTGGCGGCCGGAATCTTTTTCATGTACCTTACCGAGAAAATCATCAATCACTTGCAGCAGCTGAAAAATCGACATTCCGCGGCGGGCTGCAGCCGTTTAAAAGGGCTGGGCTTTCTGATGGCCGCCGGCATCGCTTTGCATGACCTGCCCGAAGGTATGGCGATTGCCGCCGGCCAGGAGACGACTTCAGCCCTGGGGCTTCTGATTGCCTTAGGCATCGCCCTCCATAACCTGCCTGAAGGCATGGCGATTGCCGCTCCTTTACTGCTGGCAAAGCTTCCGAAAAAAAAGATCGTTCTCTTGAACCTTGGCCTGAGCTTATTTACCCCATTAGGGGCTTTGTTCGGCTTAGGGGCCCTGGCCGTTTTTGAAACGATCATCCCTTTTCTCCTGGCTTCGGCAGCGGGGGCGATGGTCTATATGGCTTTGAACGGGCTTTTGCCTCTTGCCCGCAAGCGCAGCCCGCGCCTGGCCCTGATCGGCAGTGTTCTGGGCTATCTCCTGTTTATGCTCATCCTCTTCCTTCTTCCGCATTAA
- a CDS encoding GDSL-type esterase/lipase family protein, translating into MRTYLLEKRIIQLALLITCVVLFVGMMDVWKGADNKAGVNNRSDAAGNQGAVLKNTKIVCIGDSYTSGYPGTAENAWPSKLAGQLGVEVMNAGESGLTSTDLLGQFEQKVVTQEPGRVILFAGNADAVKGVGIQTFQDNIKEMVSKAKEKGITPILVLPLPISGTEESIASFRAWEGSYAKDNNLTVLDFQQVLADQDGKLKAEYTDTGDNRYPNAAGHQVMGDYMAKMLK; encoded by the coding sequence ATGCGTACATATTTACTGGAAAAGCGAATCATTCAATTAGCATTGCTCATTACTTGTGTGGTATTATTCGTGGGGATGATGGACGTCTGGAAAGGCGCTGACAATAAAGCGGGTGTCAATAACCGCTCGGATGCTGCCGGGAATCAGGGGGCAGTGCTGAAGAATACCAAGATCGTTTGTATCGGTGATTCTTATACCTCCGGTTATCCCGGAACGGCGGAGAATGCCTGGCCCAGCAAGCTTGCCGGTCAATTGGGGGTCGAGGTGATGAATGCCGGAGAAAGCGGACTGACCTCCACCGATCTTTTGGGGCAGTTTGAGCAAAAGGTCGTCACGCAGGAACCGGGCCGGGTAATTCTTTTTGCCGGAAATGCCGACGCGGTGAAAGGGGTAGGAATCCAAACCTTTCAGGATAATATCAAGGAAATGGTCAGTAAGGCGAAGGAGAAAGGGATCACACCCATCCTAGTGCTTCCTCTGCCGATATCAGGGACAGAGGAAAGTATAGCAAGCTTCAGGGCCTGGGAAGGCTCCTATGCCAAAGACAACAATCTCACTGTTCTTGATTTTCAGCAGGTATTGGCCGACCAGGACGGGAAATTGAAGGCGGAATATACAGATACCGGCGACAACAGGTATCCTAATGCGGCCGGACACCAGGTGATGGGGGATTATATGGCAAAAATGCTGAAATAG
- a CDS encoding YlbF family regulator, translating to MDYIEKARELGIALSETPEIQQLKEAEAEIKQEPDAYQGFIEYQEKEKNLLSSQMFGKVVSEKDSLALIDLKVRLIGKYPVIRKFFNQQQEFERIMALVNLTLTTTIFGMPSADQLPFPKEIKDMAQKILENIGGGQDSPPLDLSSLKVPDGFNLPEELSFLFKK from the coding sequence ATGGATTATATTGAAAAAGCCCGTGAGCTGGGTATCGCCTTGTCAGAAACTCCGGAAATCCAGCAGTTGAAAGAAGCTGAAGCCGAAATCAAGCAGGAACCGGATGCTTATCAGGGGTTTATCGAATATCAGGAAAAAGAAAAAAACCTGTTATCTTCCCAAATGTTTGGCAAGGTCGTTTCTGAAAAGGATTCTCTGGCCCTCATCGATCTGAAAGTCCGCCTGATCGGCAAATACCCCGTGATCCGCAAATTTTTCAACCAACAGCAGGAATTTGAACGGATCATGGCTTTAGTAAATCTGACCCTGACCACAACCATTTTTGGCATGCCGAGCGCGGACCAGCTGCCCTTTCCCAAGGAAATCAAAGATATGGCCCAAAAAATACTGGAAAATATCGGCGGCGGTCAGGATTCCCCTCCGCTGGACCTGTCCAGCCTCAAAGTTCCCGACGGCTTCAATCTTCCTGAAGAATTGTCTTTTCTGTTTAAAAAATAA
- a CDS encoding cell wall hydrolase yields the protein MVDRRCRKMIFITALMFIFGMQNVYAASESQDSLLDKLMGLKTGFWQCIVPNIAKVFEQQDEITVSVQLLDENPAGKADQSQEKEEAAPERKREDSPAEPSRGSDEEEENLQLLAKIIFAEARGESFEGQVAVGAVVLNRVEDPRFPKTIKKVIFDPGQFTPVAGNQIDFVPDKSAYSAAKAALEGKDPTNGALYYYNPKIATDKWIKTRPVIKNIGNHTFCV from the coding sequence TTGGTTGACCGACGATGCCGTAAAATGATTTTCATTACGGCGCTCATGTTTATTTTTGGTATGCAAAATGTTTATGCCGCTTCCGAATCTCAAGACAGCTTGTTAGACAAATTGATGGGGCTGAAAACAGGTTTTTGGCAATGTATTGTTCCTAATATCGCAAAAGTTTTTGAACAGCAGGATGAGATCACTGTTTCGGTACAGCTTCTGGATGAAAATCCCGCGGGCAAAGCGGATCAAAGTCAGGAGAAGGAAGAAGCCGCCCCCGAAAGGAAAAGGGAGGACAGCCCGGCAGAACCGTCCAGGGGATCTGATGAAGAGGAAGAAAACCTGCAGCTCCTGGCAAAAATCATTTTTGCCGAGGCCAGGGGCGAGAGCTTTGAAGGACAGGTGGCTGTCGGAGCGGTGGTCCTGAACAGAGTTGAAGATCCCCGTTTCCCGAAAACCATAAAAAAGGTGATCTTTGATCCGGGGCAGTTTACTCCGGTCGCCGGAAACCAGATTGATTTTGTTCCTGACAAAAGCGCGTATTCGGCGGCAAAGGCAGCCCTTGAAGGCAAAGATCCGACGAACGGGGCCCTGTATTACTATAATCCGAAAATCGCGACAGATAAGTGGATTAAAACCAGGCCCGTGATCAAGAATATTGGGAATCACACATTTTGTGTATAA
- a CDS encoding S41 family peptidase codes for MKIQKMKIINGKILNKPYLLASLTALIFMFGFLFGSPLRAYAGDSVLEEVKTILQYNFVDEVKPEVLDASSVEEAVNRLGDPNTQYLTAQEYNNLISTLDRSVTGIGIELEVVPQGILVTRVYAGYPADQAGIKEGDIMTEADGQSLAGQTSELIVSKIRGAEGTTVKVKLLRDGSPLELSIQRTVINLPQVEGVMLDKAIGYIGLYSFGDSASEQFGEAVKNLKGEGADCWIIDLRYNGGGYTKEAEEILGYFIKNQAAYYTKFRNQDYEEYLPVRQEFTLNDPVIILTNQYTASASEILTGALKDYGSALVMGENTYGSGRVKGLFTLSNGDIFKTSLSRFYSPLKTAIDVVGIKPQIDLTGTDELAAAVLMLNQRGLAQSSPNTGTGADRNGYLQVKAAGGDYVLSLAEMREEVFWQAANKILDALPASSLKIGSKNGWEAFPDSLLKDRQKVFYPGYLNNGKLDGVELNKTFTITFPEDLDRASVALDKVELIEVKTGERMPLELIFDGSSDQFKVLSTKLLSPQTEYWLVIHPGIKDTAGREHNGILATVLTAEK; via the coding sequence ATGAAAATTCAGAAAATGAAAATAATAAACGGAAAAATTTTGAATAAACCGTATTTGTTGGCCTCACTCACGGCATTGATCTTTATGTTCGGCTTTCTTTTCGGGTCTCCTTTGAGGGCCTATGCCGGTGATTCCGTCCTGGAAGAGGTAAAAACAATTTTACAGTATAATTTTGTCGATGAGGTCAAGCCGGAGGTTCTTGACGCTTCTTCCGTCGAAGAGGCGGTAAACCGGCTCGGCGATCCCAATACCCAGTACCTGACGGCGCAGGAATACAATAACCTGATCAGTACCCTGGACAGGTCGGTGACCGGAATCGGAATCGAGCTGGAGGTCGTTCCGCAGGGAATCCTTGTGACCAGGGTATATGCCGGTTATCCTGCCGATCAGGCAGGGATAAAAGAAGGGGATATCATGACGGAGGCCGACGGACAGTCCCTGGCCGGCCAGACCTCGGAGCTGATTGTATCCAAGATCAGGGGGGCGGAAGGGACGACGGTCAAGGTCAAGCTATTACGCGACGGCAGCCCTTTGGAGCTGAGTATACAGCGGACGGTGATCAACCTCCCTCAGGTGGAAGGGGTCATGCTGGATAAGGCCATCGGGTATATCGGCCTGTATTCCTTTGGAGATTCCGCGTCGGAACAGTTCGGCGAGGCGGTGAAGAACCTGAAGGGAGAAGGGGCGGATTGCTGGATTATCGATCTGCGCTATAATGGCGGCGGTTACACCAAAGAGGCGGAAGAGATCCTGGGGTATTTTATTAAAAATCAGGCCGCCTATTATACCAAGTTCCGCAACCAGGATTATGAGGAATATTTGCCGGTCAGGCAGGAGTTTACCCTCAATGATCCGGTCATTATCTTAACCAACCAGTATACGGCCAGCGCCTCGGAGATTTTGACGGGCGCCTTGAAGGATTATGGGAGCGCCCTGGTGATGGGAGAAAATACCTATGGCTCGGGCAGGGTGAAGGGCTTGTTCACGTTGTCCAACGGAGACATCTTTAAGACATCCCTATCCAGGTTTTACTCACCGTTAAAAACAGCGATTGATGTGGTCGGCATCAAGCCTCAGATTGATCTGACCGGAACAGATGAGCTGGCGGCAGCCGTCCTGATGCTCAATCAGAGAGGACTGGCCCAATCTTCCCCAAATACGGGGACCGGCGCGGACAGGAACGGCTATTTGCAGGTCAAGGCCGCCGGCGGCGACTATGTGCTTTCTCTGGCGGAGATGCGGGAAGAAGTATTTTGGCAGGCGGCCAATAAGATTTTGGATGCCCTGCCTGCGAGTTCTTTGAAGATAGGGAGCAAAAACGGCTGGGAGGCCTTTCCCGACAGCCTGCTCAAAGACCGGCAAAAGGTGTTTTATCCCGGCTATTTGAATAACGGCAAGCTGGACGGGGTGGAGCTGAATAAAACCTTTACCATTACCTTCCCGGAAGATCTTGACCGGGCTTCGGTGGCCCTGGACAAGGTCGAACTGATTGAGGTCAAGACCGGTGAAAGGATGCCGCTGGAACTGATTTTTGACGGGTCTTCGGATCAGTTTAAAGTATTATCAACGAAGCTGCTCAGCCCCCAGACGGAGTACTGGCTGGTTATCCACCCCGGAATAAAGGATACGGCCGGAAGGGAACATAACGGCATTTTGGCAACGGTCCTGACGGCCGAAAAATGA